A segment of the Aureliella helgolandensis genome:
CGCCGGCGGCTGCCACGCGTTGGGCGACCGCCTGTTTATCCGCCAGCTCGAGCCCAGGTGGCGGAGCGACCAACACGGCCGACCCTCCTCCCGACAATAGACACAGCAAGAGATCCTCAGCCGTGCAACTGCGTACGATGTCAAGAATCTGTCGCGTCCCCTCGACCGCCGCTGGCGTCGGTACATTCATACCGGCAGGTCGCGCGGTGTGCAAATGGATCTGCCCCGTATCCCAGTTCGGGTCAAACGTCTCGGCAGGACAATTGACCCAACCCACGCAGGGCGGAGCAGATTTATCCTGCTGAGAAAAATGCTGCTGCAGCTGCTGGTAGAAGGCGGCCGCCATGGCACCCGAGGCTTTTCCCGCACCCACCACCACGATCCGTTTCAACTTTGATAAATCGACCCACACATCGTCAATGCAGAACGCATCCGGCTCCCAAACCAGTTTCGATTCAAACAGCCGCGCCGGCTTCACCGCCTCGATGCCGGCCTGCCAGATCTCCAAGGCATCGCTGCGAAGTTTGTCGGATGGAGAGGTCGAAGCATCAGGGTTGAGGGGAGGCATCCGCAGGAACAATCTCGTCGGGAAACATGGAGAGTGGCGAAGTCACGAAGCTTCGCCGATTGTGAGCTGGTGTGATGGCGCTAAATATAATGTTCTCAAGCACGATATCACACTCCCCACGGCATTCCGACAAGAGTCGAAACTCATCACCGGAGACCATAAAGCGATACAGTTCTACCGGCACAACGTCCCCCACATTCCCCTGAATTAGTTGCCCCAGGCTGGGCCCAGCTTGATTGTCGTAGACCAGCAGGCCACTATCGAGTCCGCGCGTCGCGCGTAACACGCGTGCTTGTGCGGAGACTCGCACGAGCTGGCCCCGGTCAATTTTTGCACCGGCACTGCGCACTCGGAGGGAAGCCCCCTCGTAGCCTCCCTCCAGCTCTTCTGCTGGAGAATGCTCTCGAGTCGACTTTTGATAGGCCGCCAGACGCAATCCAGCACCGGTCCGGTCATCTCTGGCTGGCACCAACTCCACGCGTAGATCGACCTGCTCTTCGAGTCGCCTTTGTTGCGTCCACCCCACATCGAGCATTTCACTCAGATTGCTAAAACTCCCTCCCGGTAAGGGCACCGCATGCCATGTGCTGCGCGCACTGGCATCGGCCAATTGCCAATGCACATGCAGGGTCGCCGGGCTGACCACAAAGGGACTCGATTGCGGCGTGGACAGATTGCTGGTCGCAACCTGTTGCGCGTCAAACAGGATGCTCTGAATATTTTCGGAAGCTGCCAAGCTCAGCACGGTCGAACCAGCCGGCTGGTTGGTCTGCAGCGCCTGAGCGCTTTGCGTCAGCTGACGCTGCGCGAGCTCCAATTGTTGCAGTTGGCGACGCGCCTCGGGCTGACTCTCAACGGGCTGTCCCCCCGTACCGAATCGGGCCTGGATCAAATTGGCTGCAATTCCCTGTGTAAAGGCCACTACCTCCATCTGATCGGCCGCATTGGACTTGGCGGATTTCTCCAATTCACGGCGAACGTAGTTCAAGATCAGGGAGTTGGCAGTAATCACGAACGACTCGACCGCTGCTGGTTTTTCTACTGCCCAAGTCACTCCTGCCGGCGTACGCTGACTTTTCAGCGACTCCATGCGCCCCTCCGTCAGACGCAAGACTTGCATGGGTACTGAGGGAGTCGACAGACTGACCTGCAGAGCTTGCCCTTGGGTTGGCGGAACGCAGTATTGTGAATCTTTTCCCGAGGTGTGTGCAATGACGAGATAGCTTTCGCTGACCACCCACGACTTGGCCGCGAAGTCGGATCGATCGAGGGCGGGATTGGCAGCCAATTGCCCAGTAGCCAACCAGGGCCCCCACAGATTCATCTCATTATTCATCCACCGCAACGCGGCCACGGTAGCCCGTTCCGTACTCGAATGGACGGCGAGCGGTTTCTGAGTTCGAAACAAAATGCCACGGGCACCTGCCGCCACCGCTTTTACCGCTTGCAAACGCATCCCCAGCGGGTTGATTACCGGTTCGGCCTGCAACGCCAGCTCAGGGTCGACCACCGCTAGAGCCTGCTGGTATTGCTCGTCGATCGCCGGACTCAAACCGGCATTGATGGAAACCCAGCCTTGCCCACGCTGCCGTACGGTCGCCAACTTGCGCGATAGCCAAGCTTGCTTGCTCGCCTCACTACCGGCGGAATTCGGATCGGGCACCGGTACGATCACTTCATCGGCAATGCGGCTGAAATTCCAGTACTGTTCCAGCGCCTCACCAACCAGGGGTCGCGCGAGCTTGTGCTCTAGGGCTGCCACACGATCCGCCTGCTGTCGAGCCAGATCCGCTTGCTTTCCGTCCAAGGCAGCTCCCACCAACCACCCTTGAATCACCGGCGCAAGATTGTCCGCAATCTCCACGGGATGCGACGGGGGAGGGCAAATCGCAGACAAGTCGGCAGACTGCAGTTTCGCCAACTGCTCCTCGCTCGGCAGCTTGTTCAACAACAGTCCGGTTACCCCCAAGGATCTCAGCCACGGCAGCGATTCCCCTTGGTATTGCAGCCACAGGGGAATGCGATTCGGACCGGCCCAAAAACGCTCTTCAGCAGACGGAACAGCATGCCGCCATTGCCACCGAGCTCGCCAATCCTCCGGTGGACGCATGCCTGTCGCCGAGACCGGAATGGCACTGCGCAAATCCAAGTCATCCATCTGCACCCGATAGCGACCAGGTCCGGTGTATGCATTCAACACCAAGCAATCAATGTAGGCTCCATCGAGTTTGAGATGCGAACCGAATCGCTGGCGAAGCGAGATAATCTCGTCGTTCAACAGCTTTTGCAGCTTCTCGACCCGCAACTGCTGCCACTGGCCCGTTTCCGTGTACAGGCTGCCCCACAGGATAGTCGTCAAACGTCCCTGCGTTACCGGATGTTCGTCAAACGGGAATACGACTCGCACTCCCAGCTGCAAACGGCCACTACTGCAACGCGTCCACATCTGGGGCTGAAACTCATCGAGAACCAGGGCTGGCTCGACCGGATAGGCCAAGAGCACCATTGTCCCCGTCCCACAAGCCACCTCCGCCAACTCGCACGTTCGCCCGCCATGGGGCATGATCAGACTGATACTGTGCTCGGTGAGCTGCGCCTGGCAATCGCTGTCGACAAGTGTCCAGCGAGGCTCCCCTCCCTCAAACGCTTCGATTCGCTGGGCAGAAGCAGGCCGCATTGCTCCCACTTCTAGGAGCAACAGTAGAATCGCGTTTAAGCACAGCCACGGAAGAGTCCCGAACCGCCGGTGAAGCCCCGGGCGCCCGAAAAGGATGCCAAGTCGCATCATCGGGTGATCTCGGCGGACGCCGATCGCGGGAGGCAAGGACCTTGCTGGGCCTCGGAACGACTTTCGATCCGTTTGTAGGTTGCGTTTCTCCATCACTTCTTTCCCAGTGTGGACAATCGGCAGGCTAGTTGAAAAAATGATGCGTCGATGCAACATTAGCCCCAAGTTGTTGATACTTCCGTAAGTCGTTCTTATAGAAGAACTTAGAGCCGATCACTAGATCAGTTGATGGTGCGATTCTGCATCATGGGCAAACTGTCCGAATTGCAACAATTACCCTAAGTCCTTGATTTGCAACGACTTACTACTTAATATCGATCTCAGAGCTGCGAATGGTACCATGCATGCTCTATGGAATACTCATCACCAGCAGCGACCATCAGTTCACTTTCGGAAGGTTTCCCATATGAGTTCAGCATCCGCTCAAACTGTCGACAACAACCAAAACGACGTTCCTACCGATTTGCTGGAACTGACCGCTGCCATCGAAGCGTTGCCGATTGAGCACCGAATTGCCTTGCTCCCATCGCTACGCCGCGTCACCGACAGTAGCGTCCGCCGTCGTAAGATCCTGACACTTGTTCAAGAGGCACTCGGACAACTGCGTCTCGATATGAAATACCTGGTGTTCGATCTAGAAGCCACCCGACGCGAGCGAGATGAATTCCTTGGCAAGCTGAACGAGCTGGGCGACGGCTCCAACTAGTGCCCCCCCTTGAGCGGCATGTCGAACTAGTAGACCGCCGCGCGAGCAAGGAAAAGGGAGTTGCCACTAGCGGGCAATTTAGAGTTCTACCTTCAAGTTAAAACGAAAAACTCGCTTAATTCCACAAGCCTTGCGATTTGTGGTTTAGAGCGAAAGACAGCGTTGGGAAATAAGAAGTGTCCCACACCGCTCCCGGACACCACCCAATCCATCCATAACAATACACTTGTAACATTGCCTTAAGATGAGGCAACGCGAAGTCCAGAAGCTAGCGGGCTGGTTTCTTGCAACAACCGCTGCGAATTGCAGCCGAAGAATTGCCAAGAGCCTACCCAACCGTTAGCCTAATGGCACACAGTCCGCTTGACGCGCCTCGCCACGGCGCCCAAGCAGTTCCTCGGATTGAGGGACTTGTGATTGTGATCTCTCCCCAAAAGGGCCACGCCAGTGCACTTTGCATTGCGTGGCCCTTTTTTTGTTGCTCCCGAACAGTAGACCTCGCAATCCGACCCGATCGCCGGGCACCCCTCCCAAACACCTTATTATCGGTGTCTAGGATTTGCGTTTGCTGTCACTCTTGCTTAGTATCACATAAGCGGCCGAAGTGCAGCCAACAAACCAGAATGGGGGCTCTCCAACCACTCCCCGACGTCGCACCGCCCGTCCGAAACAGCAATCCTTCATTCCCAAGTCCACTAGCCGACCTCAGAACTAATGGCAGAACTCACTCCCGCACTCTTGTCGCAGCGGATCGCCGAAGTCGGCCTGCTGGAGCCCCATGAAATCGAGCAGGCCTGGTCGGAAGTCGGTCGTCTCGACGCCGGTTGCGATGATCTCATACGGGTGCTGCTTCGCAAGGAACTTTTGACCAACCTTCAAGTAGACCGCCTTTTAAAGGGAGAGCGGACCGGATTTTTCTATGGAAAATGGAAGATCCTCTACTTGATTGGAGCTGGTACATTTGCGCGTGTCTATCGCTCCGTCCACACCGAAACGGGACGCGTGGCAGCCGTGAAAGTTCTCCGCCGGCGACATCGCAACGATCCAGCCCAGGTCGAACAATTCATGCGCGAGGCCAAAGTGGGGCTAACGCTGCACCACCCCAATATCGTCTCCATTACGGAAGTCGATCCCGACCCACGCAATCCGTACATGGTGATGGAGTTCGTGGAGGGGCAGACCTTGCGTGAGCTGTTGCAGATCCGCAAAAAACTCGACCCCACCACCTGCCTCAAGCTGGCCGCAGATATCGCCAATGGGCTGCGAGCCGCTGGGGAAATGGGCATTACCCACCGCGACATGAAGCTGAGTAATGCGTTGGTAACCTCTCAAGGTCGCGCCAAATTGGTGGACTTTGGTCTGGCCGCTTTGGCGGACACCAGCAACGAAGCCGCCCTGGCCGATTGTCCCAGCGCGCGCGCTATTGACTACGCCGCCCTGGAACGGGGAACAGGCGTGAGGAAGGATGACCCACGCAGTGACATCTACTTCCTCGGCTCCATGATGTACCACTGCTTGAGTGGTCGTTCGCCTCTGACAGAGACTAAAGATCGCTTGGCACGTTTGAATGTAAGCCGATTTCGGGAAGTCCCCCACATCACGAAAGTCGCACCAGACATTCCCTTGAATGTAGCCGCGATTGTGCACAAGGCGATGGAAGTCGATCCCAACAAACGCTATCAAAAGCCGCAAGAGATTTACGACGACATTCAAGCGACGTTGGCGCGACTGGAAGCGGGGGACACCATGACCACCGCACGGATGATCTCCGACGCCCGTGTCGGGAATGTTCCCGAGGCGTCGACCGAAGGGGCCAACAAGACTGTCATGCTGATCGAGAGCAAGCTTGAATTCCAAGATCTGATTCGCGAGAAGCTCAAGAAGCGTGGCTATCGGGTCCTCGTCTTCAGCGATCCGGTTCGGGCTCTAGCTCGGTTTGATCCGGACGAGGAGCAACCAGCCGACTGCGTTTTGTTTAGCGCCCCGGAACTGGGGGCTACCGCGCTGAATGCGTTCAATAAATTCGGGACCGACCACCACACTGCCCACATTCCGGCCATTTTGCTGGTCGACCGCAAGCAGCAGTTTATCATTCGCAATGCTCAAGTAGGCCCAGTCCGCATGATGCTGGCCATGCCGCTGAAAGTCCGAGAGCTGCGGACGGCCTTGCTCCGCATGCTGAAAAAGGCGGAGTACCCCTCCAGCCCACCGGCGGAAGCCTAGTCGGTTTGAATCGCCACCGCGGCAATCCAGGTGTGCGATTGGG
Coding sequences within it:
- a CDS encoding transcriptional regulator: MSSASAQTVDNNQNDVPTDLLELTAAIEALPIEHRIALLPSLRRVTDSSVRRRKILTLVQEALGQLRLDMKYLVFDLEATRRERDEFLGKLNELGDGSN
- a CDS encoding serine/threonine-protein kinase, with product MAELTPALLSQRIAEVGLLEPHEIEQAWSEVGRLDAGCDDLIRVLLRKELLTNLQVDRLLKGERTGFFYGKWKILYLIGAGTFARVYRSVHTETGRVAAVKVLRRRHRNDPAQVEQFMREAKVGLTLHHPNIVSITEVDPDPRNPYMVMEFVEGQTLRELLQIRKKLDPTTCLKLAADIANGLRAAGEMGITHRDMKLSNALVTSQGRAKLVDFGLAALADTSNEAALADCPSARAIDYAALERGTGVRKDDPRSDIYFLGSMMYHCLSGRSPLTETKDRLARLNVSRFREVPHITKVAPDIPLNVAAIVHKAMEVDPNKRYQKPQEIYDDIQATLARLEAGDTMTTARMISDARVGNVPEASTEGANKTVMLIESKLEFQDLIREKLKKRGYRVLVFSDPVRALARFDPDEEQPADCVLFSAPELGATALNAFNKFGTDHHTAHIPAILLVDRKQQFIIRNAQVGPVRMMLAMPLKVRELRTALLRMLKKAEYPSSPPAEA